The following DNA comes from Patescibacteria group bacterium.
ATTCTGGCGCCATTAATTAAAGATAAAAAGGGCGAGCATAAAGGAATTTTGGACGGCGTAGCCAAAGCCGGCTATTCCCGCCTGCGCTATGACAATATTATTTACTCTTTAGAAGAAGTCCGTGACTTAAACGTTGATAAGCAAAAAAAACATAATGTTGAAATCGTCATTGACCGCTTAGCCATTACTAAAGACAAGGAAGACTTGGCCCGGCTGACTGAAAGCGTGGAAAAAGCCCTGGAATTAGGCAACGGCTTGGTTACAATAACGGCATTACCCCCTTTAACAAAGGGGGCGCAGGGGGATTTAAAGAATAACGCTAAAGAAACCACTTTTTCCAAACTTTCCGCCTGTTCTAAATGCGGCATCAACCTGCCGGAGCTGGAACCGCGCAATTTTTCTTTTAATTCGCCACATGGCGCCTGCCCTGATTGCGCCGGGCTGGGCACAAAATTGGAAATTGATCCGAAATTAATCATTAATTTTAATTTAACAATCGCCCAAGGTGCCATCCGCGCCTGGACCCATAATACGGCCGGCGGCCAAGGCTGGATGATGCGCATCTTAGGAACGGTGGCAGAGGCCCAAGGCTTTGATTTAAATACTCCGGTCAAGAATTTGACGAAAAAACAATTAGACGTCGTGCTCTACGGGTCAGGCGAAAAAAACTATAATGTCAACTATCAAAGCGAACGCTTTTCCGGCGAATTAACCACTGATTTTGAAGGCGTTATTCCCAATTTAGAGCGCCGCTTTCAGCAAACCGAATCTGATTATGTGAGACGTGAAATTGAGCAATACATGAGAGTCTTGGTTTGCCCGACTTGCTTAGGCAAGCGCTTAAAGCCGGAAATGCTGGCCGTAACTATCGCCGGAGAGTCAATTTTTGACATCTCGGCCAAAACCATTGATCAAGAAAAAAAATTCTTTTCCGAGCTCTCAAATTCAAAAACAATTTCCGCGCGCGATAAAAAAATCTCCGCGCAAATTTTAAAAGAAATCGGTTCCCGCCTGAATTTTTTATCAAACGTCGGCCTGGATTATTTAACGCTCGGGCGAACGGCCAATACTTTATCCGGCGGCGAAGCCCAGCGCATTAGATTGGCCACGCAAATCGGCTCGGCCTTGATGGGCGTAATTTATATTTTAGACGAGCCGTCTATCGGCTTGCATCATCGGGACAACAACAAGCTGATCGGCACGCTTAAAAAACTGCGCGATTTAGGCAACACGGTAATCGTGGTTGAGCATGACGAAGCCACCATGCTGGCGGCTGATTGGTTGATTGATATCGGCCCGGGCGCGGGCGAGCATGGCGGCCAAATCGTGGCCGCCGGCGCGCCTCTAGCTATAAAGAAAAACGCTAAATCTTTAACCGGCCAATATTTAAGCGGAAAAAAATTCATTCCGGTGCCGGTTAAATACCGCGCGGGTAATGGCAAAAAATTAAAAATTATAAAAGCCAGCGAGCATAATCTAAAAAATATCAACGTAGAATTTCCTTTAGGCTTGTTTATCGCCATCACCGGCGTTTCCGGCTCCGGCAAATCCACCTTAATGACCGATATTTTAGCTAACGCTCTGAACCAAAAGCTTTACCGGGCCAAACAGGAGCCGGGTAAACATGAAAAAATTGAAGGCCTGGAGCATATTGATAAAGTAATCAATATTGACCAATCGCCTATCGGCCGCACTCCGCGCTCTAATCCGGCGACCTACACCGGCGCTTTTACGCCGATTCGCGATTTATTCGCCTCTTTGCCGGAAGCTAAAATCAGAGGCTATAAGACCGGGCGCTTTTCTTTTAACGTGCCGGGCGGGCGCTGCGAAGCTTGCGGCGGCGACGGCATGGTTAAAATAGAAATGCAATTTTTACCTGATGTTTACGTTGAATGCGAAGTCTGCCACGGCAAAAGGTATAATAAAGAAGCTTTGGAAATTCATTATAAAGAAAAAAATATTTCCGATATTCTTAATATGACGGTTGAGGAAGGCTTGTATTTTTTTAAAAACATCCCGGCTATTGAACAAAAACTTTTCACTTTAAACCAAGTCGGCTTAAGTTATGTAAAACTCGGCCAATCGGCCACAACGCTCTCCGGCGGCGAAGCCCAAAGAGTAAAATTAGCTACCGA
Coding sequences within:
- the uvrA gene encoding excinuclease ABC subunit UvrA, which encodes MPNFIKIKGARVHNLKNVDVEIPRDKLVVLTGLSGSGKSSLAFDTIYAEGQRRYVESLSAYARQFIGQMNKPDVDSIDGLSPAISIDQKSTSHNPRSTVGTITEIYDYLRLLYARIGVPHCPNCGQLIKPLSIDEIISQITASFINQNVIILAPLIKDKKGEHKGILDGVAKAGYSRLRYDNIIYSLEEVRDLNVDKQKKHNVEIVIDRLAITKDKEDLARLTESVEKALELGNGLVTITALPPLTKGAQGDLKNNAKETTFSKLSACSKCGINLPELEPRNFSFNSPHGACPDCAGLGTKLEIDPKLIINFNLTIAQGAIRAWTHNTAGGQGWMMRILGTVAEAQGFDLNTPVKNLTKKQLDVVLYGSGEKNYNVNYQSERFSGELTTDFEGVIPNLERRFQQTESDYVRREIEQYMRVLVCPTCLGKRLKPEMLAVTIAGESIFDISAKTIDQEKKFFSELSNSKTISARDKKISAQILKEIGSRLNFLSNVGLDYLTLGRTANTLSGGEAQRIRLATQIGSALMGVIYILDEPSIGLHHRDNNKLIGTLKKLRDLGNTVIVVEHDEATMLAADWLIDIGPGAGEHGGQIVAAGAPLAIKKNAKSLTGQYLSGKKFIPVPVKYRAGNGKKLKIIKASEHNLKNINVEFPLGLFIAITGVSGSGKSTLMTDILANALNQKLYRAKQEPGKHEKIEGLEHIDKVINIDQSPIGRTPRSNPATYTGAFTPIRDLFASLPEAKIRGYKTGRFSFNVPGGRCEACGGDGMVKIEMQFLPDVYVECEVCHGKRYNKEALEIHYKEKNISDILNMTVEEGLYFFKNIPAIEQKLFTLNQVGLSYVKLGQSATTLSGGEAQRVKLATELSRRATGKTLYILDEPTTGLHFDDIKKLLQVLNQLVDKGNTVLIIEHNLDVIKSVDWIIDLGPEGGDKGGEIVAIGTPKQVADNKKSYTGQYLSKILKK